A stretch of the Desulforamulus ferrireducens genome encodes the following:
- a CDS encoding HDIG domain-containing metalloprotein: protein MAAIQRVKQFWYAIMSQLGPAEIEFVQKILSPQEQTLFFAMDRPTQTHCYRVAQTCLELIANQKNINQELLIKSALLHDIGKPANCITTLDKVFIVLLNALAPWIFKKILRSSRRGHFIQACKHHVNHAAQGAALAEKAHLPGPMVALIKNHHHPPRPEDPPELVLLRQADELN from the coding sequence ATGGCAGCTATACAACGGGTAAAACAATTCTGGTATGCAATAATGTCTCAATTGGGTCCGGCAGAAATTGAATTTGTCCAAAAAATCCTGAGTCCACAGGAACAAACCCTGTTTTTTGCCATGGATAGGCCAACCCAAACCCATTGTTACAGGGTAGCCCAAACCTGCCTGGAGCTGATTGCCAACCAAAAAAATATTAATCAGGAGTTATTGATCAAATCAGCCCTGTTGCACGATATTGGTAAACCGGCCAATTGCATTACCACCCTGGATAAAGTTTTCATTGTCCTGCTTAATGCCCTGGCCCCCTGGATATTTAAGAAAATTCTCCGTTCCTCCAGGCGTGGTCATTTTATCCAGGCTTGTAAACATCATGTCAATCATGCTGCTCAAGGAGCAGCCTTAGCTGAAAAAGCTCATTTGCCCGGGCCAATGGTTGCTTTAATTAAAAACCATCATCATCCACCCAGGCCCGAGGACCCACCGGAACTAGTCCTTCTGAGGCAAGCAGACGAGTTAAATTAA
- a CDS encoding translation initiation factor 2 translates to MNGSADIQYLQRRIQELEEKVEQLRLSRRVLMNLIEKIEKDKSGFVSKLEKENRKLHKDNYRYAKSLLNQNRRIVELQNQLANLTSGV, encoded by the coding sequence TTGAACGGTAGTGCGGATATTCAATATCTGCAAAGACGTATCCAGGAGCTGGAAGAAAAAGTGGAGCAATTACGATTAAGTCGCCGGGTATTAATGAATTTGATTGAGAAGATTGAAAAAGATAAAAGTGGTTTTGTTTCGAAATTAGAAAAAGAGAATCGTAAATTGCACAAAGATAATTATCGTTATGCCAAGTCTCTGCTGAATCAAAACAGAAGGATTGTAGAACTACAAAATCAGTTGGCAAACCTTACTTCTGGAGTATAA